Proteins from a genomic interval of Candidatus Fokinia cryptica:
- a CDS encoding polyribonucleotide nucleotidyltransferase: MLSDTSKIPFVLRSDYVQLETGALATQSDASVVVKYGDTTVLCVVVSSQLEKDMGFLPLQVNYHEKFYASGKIPGGFIKRETKLSEREILIARRLDRQIRPLFDSSCTKTEIQISCTTLSYDPKFDPEIAASLGVSAALLLSDLPFRGPVCMVKGTIFQNIKSEIITAFTDASVVMIEGKFPECTTDEFISALETIRIESNVEKLITLVKDFVQEYKIREKNSKNQDINSDIAEINSVFMNSQHVNIQTKLEKHNILCNNLMRASNISKYLEQIYLLPDKKARKKNISILRKCLLLEITNLYSNHQTEKSLFKNIDNITKAEFYELWETGLPIEAISHFVDKYISVESSSIMRKNLKHSQVRLDGRKPDEIRMLEASHSYIPTAHGSALFSRGETQVLAVITLGGKQDEQISETMIGSSRENFMLHYNFPKWSVGEISASPSLSRREIGHGNLALSAISGILPNVESFDYTIRVVADVLSSNGSSSMATVCASSIALMDAGVPISKHVAGVAVGVVKIDNELIVLSDISGDEDQLGDMDLKITGTRDGFTAIQMDIKIPGVQFSELKTVLNKAKLSLDSILNFMYSIINMPSISSNSPQTITLKIPKEKIRNVIGQGGSTIKHICATSGAKIDIRDTGETRIFGSVEAIEKAQQMIADITKDVEVGQVYDGLIMKVVDFGCFVKLPTGVEGLLHVSEIPKNDANLFVEGYRLKVKVIKAENGRISLTAHIEHRTTHSKNDSFNDGEDNGRQRTKLRYRKENSSQDTSCDGSADSSNKKWRFT, encoded by the coding sequence ATGTTATCAGATACTTCAAAAATTCCTTTTGTATTGCGTAGCGATTACGTTCAACTTGAAACAGGCGCTCTAGCTACACAATCTGACGCCTCTGTAGTAGTAAAATACGGAGATACAACAGTGCTTTGCGTGGTAGTTTCCTCTCAATTAGAAAAAGATATGGGATTTTTACCGTTACAGGTAAATTACCATGAAAAGTTTTACGCCTCCGGCAAGATACCAGGTGGTTTCATAAAGCGTGAAACTAAGCTTAGCGAAAGAGAGATTTTAATTGCGCGTAGGCTAGATAGACAGATACGACCACTATTCGATTCGAGTTGTACTAAAACTGAAATTCAGATATCGTGTACAACACTTTCTTACGATCCTAAATTTGATCCTGAGATTGCTGCATCACTTGGTGTATCTGCTGCTTTATTGCTTTCTGATCTCCCATTTCGTGGTCCAGTTTGTATGGTGAAAGGAACTATATTTCAGAATATAAAATCAGAAATTATCACAGCATTTACTGACGCATCTGTAGTAATGATTGAAGGAAAATTTCCAGAATGTACTACTGATGAGTTTATATCGGCCTTGGAAACTATTAGGATTGAGTCAAATGTAGAGAAGCTTATTACTCTAGTAAAAGACTTTGTACAAGAATACAAAATCCGTGAAAAAAACAGTAAAAACCAAGACATCAATTCTGATATTGCTGAAATAAACTCAGTTTTTATGAATTCTCAACATGTAAATATACAAACAAAGTTAGAGAAACATAATATACTCTGTAATAACTTAATGAGGGCTAGTAACATCTCTAAGTACTTGGAACAAATATATCTACTACCAGATAAAAAGGCTCGTAAGAAAAATATCTCAATTTTAAGAAAATGTTTACTTCTTGAAATAACCAATTTGTACTCTAACCATCAAACTGAGAAATCTCTTTTTAAAAATATAGATAATATTACCAAAGCAGAATTTTATGAGCTTTGGGAAACTGGACTCCCAATAGAAGCTATTTCTCATTTTGTTGATAAGTATATAAGCGTAGAAAGTTCGAGTATTATGAGAAAAAATTTAAAGCACTCTCAAGTAAGGCTAGATGGTAGAAAGCCTGATGAAATAAGAATGCTTGAAGCATCTCACTCATATATTCCAACTGCCCATGGGTCTGCTTTATTCTCAAGAGGTGAAACCCAAGTACTTGCAGTTATTACACTAGGTGGTAAGCAAGATGAGCAAATCTCTGAAACGATGATAGGAAGTAGTAGAGAAAATTTTATGCTTCACTATAATTTTCCTAAATGGTCAGTTGGTGAGATATCAGCAAGTCCTTCTCTCAGTAGAAGAGAGATAGGACATGGAAATTTAGCGTTATCAGCAATTTCTGGAATTTTACCTAACGTAGAAAGTTTCGATTATACTATAAGAGTAGTTGCAGATGTGTTATCTTCTAATGGCTCGTCTTCAATGGCTACTGTATGTGCATCTTCTATTGCCTTAATGGATGCTGGTGTACCAATCTCAAAACATGTTGCTGGTGTTGCGGTTGGAGTAGTAAAGATAGATAATGAATTAATTGTGTTATCTGATATAAGTGGTGATGAAGATCAGTTAGGCGACATGGACTTGAAAATTACTGGAACTAGAGATGGATTTACTGCTATTCAAATGGATATAAAAATTCCTGGAGTACAATTTAGTGAATTAAAAACAGTACTCAATAAAGCTAAACTATCTTTGGATAGTATATTAAATTTTATGTATTCTATAATAAATATGCCATCAATTTCTTCCAATAGTCCTCAGACCATTACACTAAAAATTCCAAAAGAGAAAATTAGAAATGTTATAGGTCAAGGCGGCTCTACAATAAAACATATATGCGCTACTTCTGGTGCTAAAATAGATATTAGAGATACAGGTGAAACTAGAATTTTTGGGAGCGTGGAAGCAATAGAAAAAGCGCAACAAATGATAGCAGATATCACTAAAGATGTTGAAGTCGGTCAGGTGTATGATGGATTAATAATGAAAGTTGTAGATTTTGGATGTTTTGTAAAGTTACCTACTGGAGTAGAAGGACTATTACATGTAAGTGAAATTCCTAAAAATGATGCTAATCTTTTTGTTGAGGGCTATAGATTGAAAGTTAAAGTTATAAAAGCTGAAAATGGTAGAATCTCTTTAACAGCACATATTGAACATAGAACCACTCATTCTAAAAACGATAGCTTTAATGATGGTGAAGATAATGGTAGGCAAAGAACAAAGCTTAGGTATCGTAAGGAGAATTCATCTCAAGACACTTCTTGCGATGGAAGTGCTGATTCTAGTAATAAAAAATGGCGATTTACATAG